The genomic DNA ATACCAAAGCACAAATGCGAAAAGGTGTACTAGAATATTGCATTTTATCTATCCTACAAAATGGAGATGCTTATACTTCTGAAATATTAACTACACTTAAAAGCGCAGAGATGATTGTTGTTGAAGGAACTATTTATCCATTATTAACACGCTTAAAAAATGCAGGACTCTTGACTTATAGATGGGAAGAATCAACCGCTGGTCCTCCAAGAAAGTATTACGTCTTAACAGAAAATGGAAAAATGTTTCTTAAAGAACTTGACAAAACATGGGGAAACCTAGTGAATGCAGTTAACTTAATTACAAGCACAAAATCAACTAAATAATGAATAAAACAATTAATATAAACCTCGGAGGGTTCTTCTTTCATATAGATGAAACAGCCTATCAAAAACTAAAGCGTTATCTAGATGCTATTGCCTTATCCCTTAGTAACGATCCACAAGGAAAGGACGAAATCATTGCCGATATAGAAGCACGAATTAGTGAGCTACTACTAGAACGAATTACAGATGCTAGACAAGTTGTTAATAATACTGATATTGATGATATCATTACAATCATGGGGCAACCTGAAGATTATACGGATACCGAAGATGCTTTTACGGATTCCTCTTCTTCTAAAAGGAAAACAAACGTTAGAAAATTATTTAGAGATGGTAACGACAAGTTTTTGGGTGGGGTAGCCTCTGGACTTTCTCATTACTTTAATATTGATGTTATTTGGGTTCGTATTGCTTTTATTGCATTGACTTTTGGCTTTGGTTTTTCTCCTCTTGTGTATATCATGTTATGGATATTACTTCCTGAAGCAAAAACTACTTCTGAAAAGTTGCAAATGGAAGGAGAAGATGTAAATATTGATAATATCGAAAAGAAAATACGTGACGAATTTAACTATTTTTCTTCAAAAATTAAGGATGGAGCAAGTGAACTAGGTGATAAATTTTCTAGTGCAGATTATGAAAAGTTACGGAATCAAACAAAATCAGGGCTTCATGATTTTTTAAATACCTTGGGAAAAATAACTACTGCCATCTTCAGCATTTTTGGTAAATTCATAGGCGTATTGCTGATGCTTGTAGCTGCTATTGTTTTACTTTCATTAATTATCGGTGGTTTTTCAATAGGGAGTCTTGAATTCATCAATATAGGAAATAACATCACCTACTACCCCGCTTTCTTCTATGATTCTATTCTTCCTAAATGGATACTCATTTTATTGTTCTTAATTGTCATAGGAATTCCTTTCTTAATTTTATTTATTCTAGGATTGCGAATTATATCAAGTAGTATCAATAAACTTACTAAAACAACTTCTTTAACTTTATTAGGAGTTTGGATTTTAGCTGTTTTCGGACTAACATTTACTGGAATTGAATATGGTACTACAAAGGCATATGATGGTCTTAAAGTTACAAAAAGTAATCTTCCTTTTAACTCAAAAGATACCATACATCTAAAAGTGGTAAATAATGATGAATTATACTATAGACACAATTTCAGAAGAAGAAAAAGCCATCACATAGTAGATTTTAATGGCAAAGAAAAATCATATTGCAATAATGTAAAAATAGATGTTCAAGAAAGTGACATCAATATTCCTTTTATAGAAGTAAAAAAACACTCCGAAGGTAAAAATCGTAGAGAAGCAAATGAATATGCCAAAGAAATCCTTTATCAATTCAATACAACTAATAACGAAATTATACTAAACGGATATTTTTTAAGCTCCCCCAACAATCTCTATAAAGATGAAAGTGTTCTCGTTACTATTTATATTCCTAAGGGTACAACTATATTTTTCACCCATTCTTCCAAACATTTTCTATATCAAATAGATAATACCGAAAATATCTATGACAAAGATATGATTAATCATTATTTTAAAATGGGGTCTAAAGGATTTTACTGCACTGATTGCTATGCATACGAAACCTATATAGAAGAGAAAAAAAATAATAAACCACCCCAATTAAAAGCCAACGATAATCGTGCACAAATTGAATTTTAAAAACTCATAAAATATTATAACTATGAAAAATATTTCTAAAACACTTATACTCTTGATACTAGCTACCACATTATCTTCATGTCTCTTTAATAACATTAAAGGGATATCAGGTAATAGAAATGTAATCGAGCAACAACGAGAAGTAAAAGGAAACTATTCTAGCATTGCTATTAGTAATGGTTTAAATGTGTATATCACCCAAGGAAAAGAGAGCAACATAAGAATAGAAGCAGACGAAAACCTACACAACGTCATAAAAACAGAAATCCAAAATAAAGTCTTAAAGATTTATGCTGAAAAAAACATAAAAAGTGCTAAATCTAAAGATATTTATATTAGCACCCCTTCTATAAAAAGCATTACCAGCAGTAGCGGAAGTTATGTAATTACTGAAAATACATTAACTGCCAATACCTTTACTATACAAACTAGCAGTGGTTCTTATGTGAAACTTCGAGTAAAAACAAATATTCTTTCATCTAGTTCTTCAAGCGGTTCTAATTTAAATATTATAGGAGAAACCGACCAATATACTGGAAATGCTAGTAGTGGAAGCACTACAAATGCTTATGATTTAACAAGTAAAGTAGCTATCATAAAAACTAGCAGCGGAGCTAGTATTCAAGTTTTCACTACAAATGAAATCAATGCAAAAGCTAGCAGCGGAGCTAGTGTAAGCTATAAAGGAAACCCTAAAAGGGTATTTAAAAAATCTTCTTCTGGAGGAAACATTCACGCTTATTAAACATCTCAAAAAAAATCAAAAAAATGACAAAAGAAATGATATATCTATTTTCCACCATTTTAATAAAACTTGTTATTCTCATTTTTACCTTATTACTTTCCTGGATCGTGAATATATAATGAAGTGGTTTAAATTTTTTTTGATGCCTGCAAAGTTGTATTATTTCACCCTAATTTTAGCTTTTTTTCACAACGTAGCGAAGGCTATGTTACTCAAAAAAGACGTTTTAGGGCAAAAAAACCTAAATTTTCGCTTCAAAACAAAAAGTTTAAATCACTTCAAAAATACCAATAATAGCTTTCATTTGGTAAATAATAATATGGATGTAGTTGGCATCATAAACCTAATTACACACTAATACTTGGTTTTATTAGTTTACTTAAAAAGGTCGCTTTATGCGGCCTTTACTTTTTAATATCCGTTCTATACTTTCTAACAACAATTTTATATTACGAATTCTTCTATTTAGGAATTAAAATTACCGAAACAAAACTAACATTTTAACAAAATTCTTAAATTGGCATCACATCAACTTGTAAATATCTTTATCATCAAAGATCTCCACCCCTTAAAATAATATACATATTGGTTTTAATATATTTTCAATTAAATTAGCATTTTTATAACCTTTATGCCTTAATAAAACATGAAACAATTTATACTACATATTTTGCTACTAACATCACTGTCCGTAGCAACCCAAAATTTACCTAACGGTTTCGTGTATTTAAAAGACATAGCTCCTTCTATAAAATCTGATGTACGCTACTGCTCTCACAACAATTTTATAGGTACTCCTATTGACGGTTATGAAAACAATATTGTAATCACTACCCTTCCAACAGCAAAAGCTTTACAAAAAGTTCAAAAAAAGCTCCTTTCAAAAGGGCTAAGTCTAAAAATTTTTGATGCTTATCGTCCTCAAAGAGCTGTCAACCATTTCGTTGCATGGGCCAAAGTCTTAAAAGATACTGTAATGAAGCAACAATACTATCCTAAAATTCATAAAAAGCACCTTTTCAAACTGGGGTATATAGCTTCTAAATCAGGGCATACTCGTGGAAGTACAGTGGACTTAACTATTGTAAATTTAAAAACAGGAAAAGAACTAGATATGGGAAGTCCTTATGATTTTTTTGGACCTATTTCACATGTACTCTCCAAGCAACTTACCCCGAAGCAACATGCCAATCGCTTCTTACTAAGAAAACGAATGCTCGAAGAAAACTTTAAACCTTATAAAAACGAATGGTGGCACTTTACACTACGAAACGAACCTTTTCCTAAAACTTATTTTAATTTTCCAGTAAAGCTTTAAGAAATCTTATAAAAATAAAAATGGTATCATATTTGCTTAAGAAATAAATCATATGAAACACCTATCACAATTACTTTTATTAATAATGAGCTTCACAAAGCTTCATTGTTTTGCCCAGCTAGACAATTCCTTTGGAGGAAACAAAAATAAGGGGAGTTCCTTAGAAACTATCTCCGCTCCTGTTACCACAATTAAAAAGCCCACATCACTAGATTTTAATAACAGCAATGGGTTTAAAACCGCTCATAAAAAACAGCAACAAAAAGAAAGGAATATTGCCCTAGAAAAAGCCATAGAAACTAAAGGAATTTTCACCCCAAAAATGCTAGCAAAACAACGCTACCTAAAAAACATGGAGGGCTTTAGATCCGAAATACCTATGATTGATAAAGACTTAGGATCTTTTAACACTAAATCCAAAAACATTCATATCAGTGGAGCTGATTTCGGTCAAATAGATGGAGATGTTATTTCTATTTATAGAAATGGTGTCAAATTATTTTCTAATTATACCCTAGGAAGAAATACAAAAATTTTCACGATCCCTCTTGAAATAGGCTTTAATAAAATAGAAATTTTAGCCATTGATGAAGGAAAACTCAGACCCAATACTGGAGCATTTACTATTTATGATGATTATAAAAATGTATTTTTATCTGACCTATGGTCTCTTGCTAAAGGGGCAAAAGTCATAGCCCATGTCATAAGAGAAAAATAAGCTTAAAAGTACCTAACTACTGCTATGAAATAGTAAAAATGGTTACAAATCAAACCATTTTTACTATTTCCTGTTAAACTCTTTTTTTAAGTTATAGAAAACTACTACTTTTGTAGTTAGACTTTATTTTTTTTAAGTCAAACAAACATTAAATAAACAACTATTCATAATGAAAAAAATCACTAAAGAAACCTACGTCAATTGGTATAGAGATATGCTATTTTGGAGAAAGTTTGAGGATAAATTAGCAGCAGTTTATATTCAACAAAAAGTAAGAGGTTTTTTACACTTATACAATGGTCAAGAAGCCGTATTAGCAGGTGCCTTACATGCTATGGACTTATCTAAAGATAAAATGATTACTGCTTATCGTAACCACGTTCAACCAATAGGTATGGGAGAAGATCCTAAAAAAGTAATGGCTGAATTATACGGAAAAGCAACAGGAACCTCTAAAGGTATGGGAGGATCAATGCATATTTTTTCTAAAGAATTTGGTTTTTACGGAGGTCATGGAATAGTTGGAGGTCAAATACCTTTAGGAGCAGGTATTGCTTTTGCTGACAAATACAAAGGAAGTGATGCTGTTACTTTAACCTACTTTGGTGATGGAGCTGCTAGACAAGGTTCCTTGCATGAAACATTTAATATGGCTATGAACTGGAAGTTACCCGTTGTTTTTATTGTTGAAAACAATGGATATGCCATGGGAACATCTGTAGAGAGAACTGCAAACCATACTGATATTTGGAAACTCGGTTTAGGTTATGAAATGCCTTGTGGTCCTGTTGACGGAATGAACCCTATTAAAGTTGCAGAAGCTGTAGATGAAGCAATTCAAAGAGCTCGCCGTGGAGATGGCCCTACTTTTTTAGAAATGAAAACATATCGATATAGAGGTCACTCTATGTCTGACGCGCAACATTATCGTACGAAAGATGAAGTTGAAGAATATAAAAAAATAGACCCTATAACCCAAGTTTTAGATATCATTAGAGAGCATGAGTATGCTTCTGAAGATGAAATCAAAGCAATTAATCAGGAAGTAAAAGATAAAGTGGCAGAATGTGAGAAATTCGCAGAAGATTCTCCATTCCCCGAACTGAATCAGCTACATGATATGGTATATGAACAAGAAGATTACCCTTTTATCAAATAAATTATGGCAATAGTAATAAATATGCCGCGTTTAAGTGACACCATGGAAGAAGGTGTTGTGGCACAATGGATCAAAAATATAGGTGATACTGTGGAAGAAGGTGATATTTTAGCTGAAATTGAAACGGATAAAGCTACTATGGAATTTGAGTCTTTCAATGAAGGTACCCTTCTACATATTGGAGTTCAAGAAGGTGAAAGTGCTCCCGTTGATAGCTTATTGGCTATTATCGGAGAAAAAGGAGAAGATATTTCTGCTTTACTAAGCGGCGCTACCACTACTTCTTCTTCTGAAGAAAAAAAAGAAGAATCTCTTGAAAAAAGCACATCAGAAACTACTACAACTTCCATTCCTGAAGGCACTGTAATTGTTACAATGCCACGTTTAAGTGATACTATGGAAGAAGGGACTGTTGCTTCTTGGTTAAAACAAGTAGGTGATTCAGTTGAAGAAGGTGATATTTTAGCCGAAATTGAAACAGATAAGGCTACTATGGAATTCGAATCCTTTAACGAAGGTACTATATTGTATATTGGTGTTCAAGAAGGTGAGAGCGCTCCTGTTGATAGCCTATTGGCTATCATTGGTAAAGCAGGCACAGATATTTCAAACCTTACAAAAGGAGGCAATACAAATCTAACCGTCACTAGTACTCCTAGAGAAACAACAAAAGAAGCCCCTACAACTGAAACAAAAACTACTGATAATAAGACAAATGAAGTTGCTATTAGTAGTACTTCTACTCAACGAATTTTTGCATCTCCTCTTGCTAAAAAAATAGCAAAAGATAAAGGTATTTCTTTACTAGACATCAAAGGATCAGGAGAAAACGGACGCATCATAAAAAAAGATGTTGAAAACTATACTCCTAGCATTCAAACAGCAGAAATTGTTTCTCCAAAAGCAACTACCAATACAATCAACCCTTCGCCTATTACAGATAATACAATAACTTTTGGTGAAGAGCATACTGAAGAAATTAAAAATTCTCAGATGCGAAAAGCAATCGCAAAAGCCTTATCTGGCTCAAAGTTTTCGGCACCTCACTTCTACTTGAATATAGAAGTTGACATGGAAAATGCAATTGCTTCTCGTAAAACAATCAATAACGTTCCTAATGTAAAGGTTTCCTTTAATGACATGGTTGTAAAAGCTTCTGCCATGGCTTTAAAAAAACACCCACAAGTAAACACTAGCTGGACAGATAATACCACGAAGCACCACAGCCATATCCACGTAGGCGTAGCAGTAGCGGTAGATGAAGGGCTAGTAGTTCCTGTTGTAAAACATACTGATGCATTGAGCTTAACTCAAATAGGAGCTTCTGTAAAAGATCTTGCTGGAAAAGCTAGAAATAAAAAAATTACCCCTGCTGAGATGCAAGGTAGTACATTTACCGTTTCTAACTTAGGAATGTTTGGCATCGAAAGCTTTACTTCTATCATTAACCAACCGAATTCAGCTATTTTATCTGTTGGAGCAATCATTGAAAAACCTGTAGTCAAGAATGGAGAAATTGTAGTTGGAAATACTATGAAATTGACCTTAGCTTGTGACCACAGAACCGTTGACGGTGCTGTTGGAGCTCAGTTCTTACAAACCTTAAAAATGTATATAGAAAACCCTGTAACCATGTTAGCTTAACCTGATTACCAGTGTTTTACAATAAAAAAAGCTCGGATATCCGAGCTTTTTTTATTATTTTTTCATAGTTTTGTTTTGTTAATGAAAAAGAAAAACTATGGAAAAGAAATTATTATTCTTGATTCTTGCGTGTATTTATACCTTAAGAAATTACTCTCAACAAATTTGGAAGCAAACTAACAACTACTATAATGGTAAACAGAATCCTACCAAATATTACAACTCTTTACAACTCAACAAAGACTATTTCTTAACAATTGTCAAAAATGCTCCTAGCAGCACTCAACGAGAATCTTTTTCTAAAATAACACTTCCTATCAACGAAAAAGAGTTTGAAATTTTTGAAATTTTCAAAACTTCTTATCTAGCTCCTGAATTAGAAGCGAAATACCCCTCTATAAAATCTTTTATCGGTAGAAGTCTAACTTCAAACAAAATTGCTAGAATTAGTTATTCTAAATATAGTGGATTTCATGCAGCTATAAGTACTAGTAAAGGAACATACCTCATAAAACCTCATCATATAAAAAGTAACAGCTATTTATGCTACGATAAGAACAGTGGTCCATCATTTTCTAACTTTGAATGCAATACTATAGCAACTGTCAGAAATATGAATAGAGGCAAACAAAAATACGTAGCAAATGATCAATATTTAAGAAAATATAGACTTGCCATAGCAACAACAGCTGCATATTCTAATTTTTTCTTAACAGGAAATGAAAAAAGCAACGCCGAAAAAAAAGCTATTGTTCTTTCTCATATCAATAACTCTATCACAAGAATAAATGGCATATTCGAAAGAGATTTCGGTATAACAATGGAACTAATACCTAACAATGATACTTTAATTTTTTTAACCCCTGAAACTGACCCCTTCAATAGTAATGATTATAATAATAGCTTACAAACTACCTTAGATAATTCTATTGGAAATACCAACTATGATATAGGCCATCTCTTTGCTTATGAAATAAGCATACACGGAAACGCTGGTTGTATTGCTTGTGTTTGTACCGATCAAAAAAAAGGAAGTGCTTTTACTGCTCACAATGCTCCCGATTCAGATCATTTCAATTTAATTGCTAGCCATGAATTCGGACATCAATTTGGAGGGTACCACGTGCAAAGTAGCGCGAATTGCAGAAGCTCCATAGGTTTACAGGAAGTTGAACCTGGCAGTGGTAGTTCTATTATGAGCTATGCTGGTATCTGCTCTCCTATAGTACAAGAATCACCCGATGACTATTTTAACTATGTTGATATTAGAGATATTATTCAATGGACTCGAAATGAAAGCTCTTGCGCTGAATTAATCCCTACAAACAACACTCCTCCTAATGCCAACGCTGGAGACAACTATATCATTCCTAAATCAACTCCTTTTATTTTAACTGGATCAGGAACTGATATAGATCATTCCTCTATTTTATCATATTGCTGGGAACAAAACGACCCCGAAGATCCTAAATCTGTAGAAAGTCCCCAGCCAAGTTGGACAAAAGGTCCTTTATTTAGAAGCAGACCTCCTATATACAAACCAACTCGATATATTCCTCAATTATCCGACGTAATTAATGGAAATTTTACCCCTAAATGGGAAGTACTTCCTGCTGTTCAAAGAACAATGGATTTTGCATTAACCGTTAGAGATAACGCAATTATTGGAGCTAAAACAGCATCTGATGAAATGACGATCACTGTTACTGACAATACTGGCCCTTTTATCGTTACCTCTCAGAATACTACAGAAACATGGCATGTTGGAGAAATAAAAACAATTAATTGGAATGTAGCAAATACTAACAATCCTCCAATTAACACTTCTCATATAAACATATTATTATCTACAGACGGAGGATATACATATCCATATACAATAGCATCTGATTTAGAAAACAACGGAAGCGCTATAATAACAGTTCCCGAAATAGAAAAATCGACCAAAAGAGGTAGAATTATGATACAACCTAAAAATAATATTTTCTATGCAATAAATGCAATGGATATACATCTCAATACCTCTGAATTT from Tenacibaculum maritimum NCIMB 2154 includes the following:
- a CDS encoding PadR family transcriptional regulator, with the translated sequence MKIENTKAQMRKGVLEYCILSILQNGDAYTSEILTTLKSAEMIVVEGTIYPLLTRLKNAGLLTYRWEESTAGPPRKYYVLTENGKMFLKELDKTWGNLVNAVNLITSTKSTK
- a CDS encoding PspC domain-containing protein — encoded protein: MNKTININLGGFFFHIDETAYQKLKRYLDAIALSLSNDPQGKDEIIADIEARISELLLERITDARQVVNNTDIDDIITIMGQPEDYTDTEDAFTDSSSSKRKTNVRKLFRDGNDKFLGGVASGLSHYFNIDVIWVRIAFIALTFGFGFSPLVYIMLWILLPEAKTTSEKLQMEGEDVNIDNIEKKIRDEFNYFSSKIKDGASELGDKFSSADYEKLRNQTKSGLHDFLNTLGKITTAIFSIFGKFIGVLLMLVAAIVLLSLIIGGFSIGSLEFINIGNNITYYPAFFYDSILPKWILILLFLIVIGIPFLILFILGLRIISSSINKLTKTTSLTLLGVWILAVFGLTFTGIEYGTTKAYDGLKVTKSNLPFNSKDTIHLKVVNNDELYYRHNFRRRKSHHIVDFNGKEKSYCNNVKIDVQESDINIPFIEVKKHSEGKNRREANEYAKEILYQFNTTNNEIILNGYFLSSPNNLYKDESVLVTIYIPKGTTIFFTHSSKHFLYQIDNTENIYDKDMINHYFKMGSKGFYCTDCYAYETYIEEKKNNKPPQLKANDNRAQIEF
- a CDS encoding head GIN domain-containing protein, translated to MKNISKTLILLILATTLSSCLFNNIKGISGNRNVIEQQREVKGNYSSIAISNGLNVYITQGKESNIRIEADENLHNVIKTEIQNKVLKIYAEKNIKSAKSKDIYISTPSIKSITSSSGSYVITENTLTANTFTIQTSSGSYVKLRVKTNILSSSSSSGSNLNIIGETDQYTGNASSGSTTNAYDLTSKVAIIKTSSGASIQVFTTNEINAKASSGASVSYKGNPKRVFKKSSSGGNIHAY
- a CDS encoding M15 family metallopeptidase encodes the protein MKQFILHILLLTSLSVATQNLPNGFVYLKDIAPSIKSDVRYCSHNNFIGTPIDGYENNIVITTLPTAKALQKVQKKLLSKGLSLKIFDAYRPQRAVNHFVAWAKVLKDTVMKQQYYPKIHKKHLFKLGYIASKSGHTRGSTVDLTIVNLKTGKELDMGSPYDFFGPISHVLSKQLTPKQHANRFLLRKRMLEENFKPYKNEWWHFTLRNEPFPKTYFNFPVKL
- the pdhA gene encoding pyruvate dehydrogenase (acetyl-transferring) E1 component subunit alpha; this encodes MKKITKETYVNWYRDMLFWRKFEDKLAAVYIQQKVRGFLHLYNGQEAVLAGALHAMDLSKDKMITAYRNHVQPIGMGEDPKKVMAELYGKATGTSKGMGGSMHIFSKEFGFYGGHGIVGGQIPLGAGIAFADKYKGSDAVTLTYFGDGAARQGSLHETFNMAMNWKLPVVFIVENNGYAMGTSVERTANHTDIWKLGLGYEMPCGPVDGMNPIKVAEAVDEAIQRARRGDGPTFLEMKTYRYRGHSMSDAQHYRTKDEVEEYKKIDPITQVLDIIREHEYASEDEIKAINQEVKDKVAECEKFAEDSPFPELNQLHDMVYEQEDYPFIK
- a CDS encoding pyruvate dehydrogenase complex dihydrolipoamide acetyltransferase, whose product is MAIVINMPRLSDTMEEGVVAQWIKNIGDTVEEGDILAEIETDKATMEFESFNEGTLLHIGVQEGESAPVDSLLAIIGEKGEDISALLSGATTTSSSEEKKEESLEKSTSETTTTSIPEGTVIVTMPRLSDTMEEGTVASWLKQVGDSVEEGDILAEIETDKATMEFESFNEGTILYIGVQEGESAPVDSLLAIIGKAGTDISNLTKGGNTNLTVTSTPRETTKEAPTTETKTTDNKTNEVAISSTSTQRIFASPLAKKIAKDKGISLLDIKGSGENGRIIKKDVENYTPSIQTAEIVSPKATTNTINPSPITDNTITFGEEHTEEIKNSQMRKAIAKALSGSKFSAPHFYLNIEVDMENAIASRKTINNVPNVKVSFNDMVVKASAMALKKHPQVNTSWTDNTTKHHSHIHVGVAVAVDEGLVVPVVKHTDALSLTQIGASVKDLAGKARNKKITPAEMQGSTFTVSNLGMFGIESFTSIINQPNSAILSVGAIIEKPVVKNGEIVVGNTMKLTLACDHRTVDGAVGAQFLQTLKMYIENPVTMLA